The Ascaphus truei isolate aAscTru1 chromosome 14, aAscTru1.hap1, whole genome shotgun sequence genome segment aaccatttttatATTAGAATGCTCCTGTGTtgggtaaaatatatcaaatatccTTAACAGTTGTTTTTCTTGACATACTTAGCTGTTGAAATACCTGAAACTTGTTAATTTCACCACAAGTGCTGGTGACAAAGTAAACTTTGACCAAAATGGAGATCCCTACCCATCTTATGACCTTCTGAACTGGCAGAAGAGAAATGATGGATCCATTGTATTTGTCCCTGTGGGAGAATTCAATGAAGATGGACACCTCAGGGTGGCTGAAGATGTAATTATGTGGCAAGGAGCCCAAAAAGAGGTACGTTTTCTTCATGCTACAAATTATAACTTGATATATGCGCTGTATAGATACACAAAACACACAGAGTTTCCAACAGTCAATGTAGAAATAATAAATCATATATACAGGAATTGgtcaaaaagaaaatatttttactaaaaagatataataaaataatcataAGTTAAAGAAAGCAGACAAAGTGCATACACAGAATCCAAAAAGCAAACTAATATGCACATCCTGTGCAAGAAATGTGGGGGATAGGACTGAAAAGGGGAGAACCAGGGAAGAAAACAAGGGAGGGAAAGCGCAGGGAGAAAAGATAGCGAAAAAAGGGTAACGGTGGCAATGTTTTGGGGGGGGatagccccttcttctggcccattcccacagATTAAAAACAGTCTGTGCTACTTCCCTTAGTATCCTCAGATATGCCCACCTGCCCCTCTCTGTGAAAAAATTTCCAAGCAACGACTCAAAAGTTATAGTCCCAAGCAACAATCTCTCTACGGAGGATTCAATCGCACTTTCGGACGGCACGTAACATTAACCTCCGTATGGGGATCACACTGCAGTGAGGCGTTTGGTTGGTGAGGAGTCTAGTCTTCTCTGTGGAGACATTTGTGCTGGGGACTGTAACTTTTGAGTCTTCACTTGGACTAATTTTTCCCAGTGAGGGGGGCATATCGGAGGGTtctaagggaagtaccacagacggtttgtttttgattttttgggatCGATCCAGAAGAAGGGActgattcccccctcccccaacccccaaaaCATTACACCCATTCCCCTTATCcatcccctttttttccctccctcccttgttTTCTTTCCCAGTTCTCCCCTTTTCAGTCCCACCCCCCTTTTCTTGCATATTAGTTTGCTTTTTGGACTCATATTAGCTCTTTGTAACACAAAACTCACTCTGTGTATGCATTGTGTCTGCTTTCATTaactatttaaaaccagagacagaacataaaacacagacagagctcagtttttagcacatccagtgaaactcatacacggtacagtgcctgaatatatatgtataaatatcgagtaaaatggtcttttagtttaacatttttggccaaaattgttgtaagcccctgagccaactgcacggcagaccacaattcaggggtccctaatgctaatataaattcttaataacctgtgtagtaacaggaagaatgatttatagtaaatctgtcaatattagttgcaaagttctaagtctgattgaagcttttaataacatgtacattacaaggaaaagcactctgtattagagttgtcacaaccatactgcaagccagcaagttcccctgagtggaagatgctatggagtgagcccttaaccatttaaatgtgggagggggtgagctacaattaggtaggaggttgccaccctccaaacagccaagattagctgaacaacaattgtaaaacatactggacacccaacaagctcctattgaacccccaaaataaccacaacatatatataagcatatgagcaTATACACTCATATGCttgtatatatgttgtggttattttgggggttcaatagaagcttgttgggtgtccagtatgttttacaattgttgttcagctagtcttggctgtttggaggctggcaacctcctacctaattgtagctcaccccctatcccatttaaatggttaagggctcactccatagcatcttccactcaggggaacttgctggcttgcagtatggttgtgacaactctaatacagagtgcttttcctgggaatgtacaggttattaaaagcttcaatcagacttagaactttgcaactaatattgacagatttacaataaatcattcttcctgttactacacaggttattaagaatttatattagcgttagggacccctgaattgtggtctacCGTGcaattggctcaggggcttacaacaattttggccaaaaatgttaaactaaaagaccattttactcaatatttatatatatatattcaggcactgtaccgtgtatgagtttcactggatgtgctaaaaactgagctctgtctgtgttttatgttctgtctctgattttaaatatatattgccatgctcagtagcactcctctgtgacactcatatgcttatatatatgttgtggttatttggggggttcaataggagcttgttgggtgtccagtatgttttgcttTCATTAACGTATGATTATTTCACTATTTCTTTTTAgtaaaaatattttctttttgacGTACTCCTGAATACTTGATCTATTATTTCTACATTGAGTGTTGGAAAATCTGTGTGTTTTGTTTGATTATTTTCTACGGTTTCTGGGGTCCATCTGTTGTTCTCGCTGCACCATTATTCCATCTATTTTTCCTACATATATAGTTCCCTGAGTGCTGTCTGTATCTTATactttttatgcactgtatagatGTTCTTAAAAACAATGGTATCTTTGAACACGGCAAAAATGTTGATATATTTTTTGACCTTACAAGCACTTTTGCTgactaatgtgtttttttttatgtttgctcTAAAATAGCCCCAATTGGTTTGCTTATTGTAAATAGCCATAATTGCATTATCTTCTTGCTGTAAAACCAGGGAAAacagtgcagaaaatggcactAGATCGGTTATAGtgaaaaataaaattttataaacaaggtgcagttttgcagccaagaCACTTTTATAAGTAGACCCCAAAGTGAACAGTAAGCCTATTGAAGGACTTGGGATAATCCCTTTATATAGCTGCTGTGGGTTTTATGAATAATTCCCttattatgctaatttatttgtaCACAGAATATTTCTATCTGCAGTACAGACACTGTATGAAGTTTCAAGATTATGAAAAAGGGGATTCTgtgtgtttctttctttttttgtcctTACTATCTAAAGTAGACAAAGCACAAAAACATGCAAACAAGACATTCATTTAAATATAACTAACTAAATTTGCCAGTAATAGAAGGAAATCCTCTTCTACAGGTCCCAATATCAGTGTGCAGCAAAGACTGCCCTCAAGGGAGCAGAAAAGCAGTCCAAGCAGGGATGCATCCTTGCTGCTTTGATTGCATATCATGTGACAATGGCGAGATCAGCAATCAGACAAGTGAGTCAACTATCAGAGTCTCATTCGCCTCTTCTGAAGCCTTTTGGGTAATTCCCATAGATATTGATGGGGATTTTCATATGAAAACAGCACGAATGGTCACTTTGGAAGATATAAAATGACTGCCTATATTTGATACAATTTAGTTTTAAATATTTGCTTCAGTGTCATTAGGCCCAGAAGGACCAGCAATGTGAAAGGGTTCAAACATAATGACAATCAAAAATGTATGCTTTATTAAGAATTAGACTCATTTTAATGTAAAAAATGTTATATTTTGTTTAAGGCAAAGAATTTAAAAGTGTACGTTTgtaaaccaaaatgttttgctatgTTCCTTTAATCGCATTACACTGTATTTAATACATGCTCTAAAGGCAGCTTGAGTGTTACAAAATCCATTGTACCTAATAACTTTTAGGAAACCGTGATGGGAAGAAGCCTGCAGCTCAATCAGAGGGTGTATTGTTTTGAGCAGATTGTAAAACGTGACAAATTAATATCTGTTGGTGTCCACGACATTCATAATATCCTGTTTTGTATGATACAGCACCATCTGATACAGACAATAGTTCATTGTAACAAGTTCAATCAGAATCTGTATTAAACTGAACAAAAGCTCAGTGAGGTAATGTGAACTGTATCACAGGATAAGACGTGTGAGCTCGTGTGTTACATACATTTTACTGACCAAGAGTTTTCCCTTGGTTAGGTAACCCAGGTACAGCAAGAAGGAGACATCCACAGAAACTATTTAACAAacactaaataaaataaagatgtTCTATAATATGCAGCTTCTCCTGGTATAATGACATTAGGGTTGAAAGAATTGTGCGCACTGATTCATCAGGTCACAAAACATTTAGTGGGTTGGGTACTAAAGTCCTCCGGGTGCAAAGTGGGTGAGAAACATTTGCTCCACACTTATTGCAGGCAAAACTCCaactgctttcaatgggatttgttttcttttctcaAAGAAAGTTTTCTTACCCCGCTCTCTTCTTTGTAGAGAAATAAAATTGTTAACGCGATACTGACAATGCGTCTCGGCGAGACATTCCCGTCACTGTCACAGTAATGTAAATTTCAATTGTTATAAAGAGGATCACACACAGAAATCTGACGGTGACACATTTATTTGATGTATTGTGACACAAAAAGCTGTACAACGCTTTGAGGCATGATGCAACCAGGCCCGGATTAAGGCCTTTAGAGGCCCTAAGAACTGCAAAGATTATGGTGCCCACCATATGTAATTTAAAATTAAAACAATACTAAACCGTAGAATTAAATTGCATTGTTGACATAAAACTTACATGTATGCTGAAATTGAAACAGCTTCTTTCTAGATTTTTTGAAGTTCATCGAAGTTGACCCGCCGAAGCATGTCCGCTTCCAAACACAGCAGGGAAAGTGTATCAACTCTATTGGGACACGTTGCTGTTCTCTGACAGTTTTATATTTGTTTCAGCTGAGAATAAGAGCGTTCTGCAGAGCAGTTAGTAATCATCAATGTTAGAAAAATACGTTGTGCAATCTCTACATTTAGAAATACAAATTGTATTCCGTCTTTTACTATTTTGTCATAAACATCAATCTGACTTAATTTCGTAACATATAAGATGGCTTCGCGTCCTGATATCTAACGGTGAAAATGAGAATGATATTAGAAACGGCAGATGTTGCAACTATTGTAACCTACAAATCAATTCTCAAAATTTTGTGCTTAATATCCGATTAAAAAATGCTGAACTTCTTTGCATGGTGGGCCAAAGTTGTCCACAAAGGGCCAATGTTACCGCTGTATTTGGTATATATAATACCTGTATATAGGGGGTAGGGAATTAATCAAGTATATTTCATtcataaaaatatatcaataattAAACATATATGTATTGAAAAAATTGACAGGATATTATTTCCTCGCATTTTTTCGATCTAAATTAGTAGTACACCCCCTGGTTTTGGGTGGGGATACGTTATAAAAGAGAACAGAAAAATGGGGAAAGAGTATAGTGAAGTGTAAGAAAATCCAAAAAAAAGTTTACATTTTTCCCATGGTAACTACTTCAATActtttttgaaatatcaaattctttctaaaaaatttttttgctgGTGCCCTAAACACGTGCTTAGTCTGCCTATTGGGTTATCCGGCCCTGCATGCAACCCCTTCCTTTATGCACCCGAAAAGGGGGTTGAATTccctaaaatatcacaaaataaatGGTCTCAATGGACCGTTACAGAGTACATGTGTGCGATCCTCTTTATTCGGATTGAATCTatttctttgataaatgtggtCATGTTATTTTCATTGGTTTTACCACTGTTTTTCAGTTGGCGACTTTAGTAAGTAGACCTGTAAATCCTACTTCAAATGAAACATGTTCTAACCATTCCAGCCAGGTATTTGCAattaataataattgtgcactCAAAACATATGTTAGGTCAATTTTTggtatttttttcacttttttatttcTTCCTTGTTTACTTTCTACGTCTAACCAAGCCATGTATTTGTTATTGTTTGCAGATTCACTGGATTGTATAAGATGTCCACTTGAGTACTGGTCCAACAAGATGAGTGACCGATGTGTGCCAAAGGAACTGGAATATATTTCCTTTAAAGAAACATTGGGATCTATGTTATTTGGAGGAGCATTGCTTGGAATTTGTCTCACAGTATTAGTTGTTACAGTATTTGCATATCACAGACATAGCCCCATTGTAAAGGCAAACAATTCTGACCTCAGCTTTTGTATATTGGTCTCTATCGCACTCTGTTTTCTTTCCTCAATTACTTTTTTAGGCCAACCCACAGCCCTGTCCTGTGTGCTGAGACACACTGGATTTGGGATCACCTTCGCCCTCTGCATGTCTTGTATTTTGGGTAAAACGATTGTAGTACTAATAGCATTTAATGTTCAACTTCCTGGCAGGAATGTGGCTTCATTTTTTAGCCCTTCGAAGCAAAAAATCCTAATTTGCCTGTGCATTACGTTTCAGATTATTATCTGTGCAACATGGAATATCGTATCTCCTCCTTGGCCTGTAAAGCGAATCACCTATGATACTTCTACAATCGTTTTACAATGTGATGCTGGCTCAGTATTGGCCTTCTCTCTTGTCCTAGGTTACATTGGAATTCTTGTGTGCATATGTTTCATTCTTGCTTTCTGTGCTCAGAATCTACCGTCTCATTTCAATGAAGCTAAACTCATAACGTTTAGCATGGCCATTTTCTCTGCAGTTTGGATTGGATTTATTCCGGCCTATTTGAGTGCTCCTGGCAAATATTTGGAGGCTGTTGAAATGTTCGCAATATTGTCTTCTAGTTTTGGTCTTCtcatgtgtatattttttccaaaatgttatattattatattaaaacctgagaaaaatgacaaaaaatacatGCGGAGAAAAGCTGGCtctgaaaaaaaatgaaacacataAAATGAATATGTTAAAATACTGTTGTGGCTAAATCGTTAAGTGTTAACACGTATCTTTAAAGCTCAATAACATAGCGGAAAGTGCATTGCGTTAACTATATCGGCTGTTAGCACTAATAACCAATGTAAACACGTTTATCTTTAAAGTTCAATAACGCagcgttaagtgctgttttcatcTGGAAAGGGCATTGAAGTAACTACAACGCATATGGTCTGTTAACACAGGGATTTACTGAGATGCTACTTAAGTGAGAGAGACTATTTTTGTTAAGTACCAAGTGACTGATGTACCTCCCCAAACACATGGAGAGATACCAGTGCACAaaactgaacacacctgagatacctgggatatgtGCTAATTGAAATCATTTTTAAAATGttgcatatccaaattagcataAATGCCAGGTATGTCAAGCATGCTGTTTTCATTGCACAGATACTGTATTTCTTTACATGTTGTTTAAAGTAGTCTTTGGAGATGTATATAGTAGCAGGCGGGTACAATAGCACATTAGTCCCTCCCTTTTTTTGCGCTCAGCCAATGCAGATAGAATGATGTCTGCCCCCCTGTATGTACTGCtgcaatgcaccagtgggagaaaaaTCGCCAATCAATATTACCTATACTTTGTTGTATATTTACACTTATTATTACATATTGATATACACTTATATATTTCAGATCAGGCTGATTTGAAATATGCccccaaatgttttttttatattactcTGTATAGTAATATTTATGTAAGAGTTTTTGATTGTATGACTTCATTTTCAAACATCAATTGGCCAAATCGGAACATTGTTTCTTTAAATGAAAATGTAACATTGGCCATATAAGAGGATTCTGGTTGACCAGTATAGCCTTTCAAACTGTGAGCATAACCTCGTACGTGACCCACTGACGAAGCACAGAAGTGCGAAACGCCTTGTGCTCATGCACTATCAGCTGCAGCAATACAAGCTGGGTTGTGttcgggagagagaggagacgatAGCAGATGGTGTTTGCTGTCCGGAATTTAACACCTGCGAATGCCGCTTGCCATCTCTCCCAGGTTTCCCATGTACTAGTTCACCGCTACATACaaatttaaaaatgtatattttttctcATTTATATTTTAGTTTCTGTCCTCAGATGTTCATGGAATGGATGTAGTTTAAATGATTTGTTTATTTTCTACATTGTcattgctttttcatgtgttcaacAATAGACATAATATGTTTGGtaaatgttatttattaatacatttttctGATTCCACGTGCGCTGTTTTCTATCTTTTTTCTTTGTCCATTAATTCTCTTCTGGGAGCTCTTGTTAAGGGGCTTTTTGGAATGCTCTTGATTACCACAGCAAGGGAGCTGAAGTGTGCATTTAATCGTATTGGAGGGAAAGCACGAGCGTGGTTTCCATACGGTTCTTTTGATATGATTTTCCATTCATTTCAAATGGTATGATACTTATTTCATAGGATCTGATAATCCattcatatgatatgatattcATTACATATGATATGaaattattttatattcatttcaTTTGATGCAATATTAATTTCTTATATGATATTCCATTCATTTCAAATATTAGGATATAGACATGTTCAATAGGCACACCTAATCCAGGTATAATTGGGTACATGGGTCAGGTAATATGTAAAATAAATACTTCACCCATACAAGATATGATTGGACAGTAGAATGTAGTGCTCAAATAGTCCATGGTTAAATCACAATGAATAAGGAAATAAGTGTCCAGATAGTCATGCGACGTCCATGAATGAATATTATGACCAACTGCAATGGGTATGCACCTAGCGATGTCCACTTGCAtgaaacgcataggtgcgttCGTTAGATCCTTGTCTAGGCATTAGCTTACCAATAAATTGATCTGTTTATTCTGGCGTTTGCCTGGGATTTTTTCTGATTTTCTCGGTCCTGCCTTGGATGTCGTTGGGCTGTGCTCTACCTACCTACACGATTCATACAAGATATGATAAAGAAGACTCAACACTCCAGGGATAAGGTTCAAATGCATAAAGTGTATTAAATTCCAACATTTTGGTTCAACTAAGGAACCTTCATCGGGGTTGTGTGCACTCAGGGGTGAAGGGAGATTTATATACCTACAGTTGGGAAAGAGGGAGGTAACAGGGGAGGTGTAAAACAGGGGTCAGGCAATCCGGAAATAAAACCATGAAGCAGCGTGCCTCAGGTCTCAGCCTGCCCCTGGTTGCTAAGCATATGCTCCCTATGTGCAGATCAGCCTGAATAGACATAGGTTCCAAAAAGTGGTGTGCTGGGTGCTTTAACTGCTGGATCAAAAATATTGAAATGTGGTAATGAGGAGACACCGTGGAGAAGGGGTGAAGAGCAATCTTCAAAAATATTGTAGTGTGAGGTGTGGAGTCTTGGTTATGTCATAAGATATTCCCTGAAGGCAAAAAGTGAGTGAATGTTACTCCGTCCCTCTAAACCTCATTAGGGATGTCCCTAGACAGTTCTTAAATAAAGACTCGTACTCACAACCTCCTTCCTTGGTTCTTTTTATCACTCACCCCTTACTTGAGTCTCCAGTGATGGCGTGCCAGCTGCTAGTAACAATCCAGATATAGAGCAATAAGATAACAGTGCACAGCCAAAGGGAGTCAGGGTCAGGATTaacgaaaaaaatatatttactgaAAAACATCTTATCAAGTACCGgctggtacgaaacgcgtaggagagtgtTATACCTCCTTTTAggatgttttttaataaattgatttgttTTCATTATTTCTGACCCTGACTCCAATTGACTGTGTGCTGCTACAGTATCTTGTTGAATACACACAGGGAAATACAGAGATCCAGTGTAAATCTAACTGTAAAAACGATATAAATCCTAACTGTAAGGCAGGTGAGGTACATCGTAACCATAGATCATATCACAGTATACTAAACTACAAATAAAGTCACACAGAAAGGCACCATATTATAATCAATGTCCAGGCTCATCTAGGGTATGGAATCCACAGGAAAACAGACAGACAGCAGACAGACAACAGACAGTCCATTGAAATGTACCTACTCACTGCCGTAACAGCGACTGTACATCAGTTCAGAGATCAACAATTGGAACAATTGATAtagttttttcttatttttttcccctgtatATAGATGGTTAAATATGGGGACATCATAGGTAAAACTACATTGTGCACACTTTCCACATCTACTGTATAGTAGATAACTGAAGAATTCTTCAACTATGTCGGTATACGGTATGTTTAAATGTACTGACAACTAAGGTATCGGCTAAATTCCTGGATCACTTGTGTACTATCCTAGTGGGTAAGGGATAGATAGAGAAGATtcttctctgccagtgctcaAAGTGGAACTAATTGCTTCTCTTGGGAAATAATTGGATATTGCACTTTTTAATGTTGGGAAAACCAGGAAATGTATGTTGAGTAAAGCTGTATAATGGTCAAGATATGCTCAGAATAAGGGTGTGGGTAACATATAGAAAAGGGATGTCAAGGGAACCTGAGTGAACTAGGGACCCTGACCCCTATCTAAATAGTAACTCCAACAGCCCTCAGAGCTagaccataaaaataaaatacagtgtCTATGACAGATTACTCATGACCCTTAGGCTTGCGGTCCTTCTGGTTGTTGCGTGCTGTCGGCCCGATATGTGCAGAGGTAGGGGATCACCCTAGATAGGGAGAagaatggcggtgcacagcgtgccaacAAGTGCCTCGtgcgttccggaagcaggaagaATACCGTAAGCTGGTTGTCAATATTCATACAAAAAAGTTTAATGCACAGCAGTGAACAGCAAAGACAAgaagtttaaaaagaaaaaatcatcttTGAGAAAggactctgacacgtttcgtgcatccactgcactttgtccgagcccctgagccactacacggcagaccacatctcaatctaattgaag includes the following:
- the LOC142465979 gene encoding extracellular calcium-sensing receptor-like isoform X2; the encoded protein is MKFKQLLLGWRFLFLLRAEAEVEFHPICRLEGQFDLPGIIKTGDVDIGGIFSVHYSFSQPDISFRKVPDTLTCTSFSLGDFQFLQTMIFTIEEINRNNKLLPNVTLGYRIHDACYAISQSVRAGVSMTTGTGKRVYNCEQLPLVPVIIGDSMSTQSLAVATLLGVFNIPMLLKYLKLVNFTTSAGDKVNFDQNGDPYPSYDLLNWQKRNDGSIVFVPVGEFNEDGHLRVAEDVIMWQGAQKEVPISVCSKDCPQGSRKAVQAGMHPCCFDCISCDNGEISNQTNSLDCIRCPLEYWSNKMSDRCVPKELEYISFKETLGSMLFGGALLGICLTVLVVTVFAYHRHSPIVKANNSDLSFCILVSIALCFLSSITFLGQPTALSCVLRHTGFGITFALCMSCILGKTIVVLIAFNVQLPGRNVASFFSPSKQKILICLCITFQIIICATWNIVSPPWPVKRITYDTSTIVLQCDAGSVLAFSLVLGYIGILVCICFILAFCAQNLPSHFNEAKLITFSMAIFSAVWIGFIPAYLSAPGKYLEAVEMFAILSSSFGLLMCIFFPKCYIIILKPEKNDKKYMRRKAGSEKK
- the LOC142465979 gene encoding extracellular calcium-sensing receptor-like isoform X1, producing the protein MIPTIPTPIKVSQIVNSISFYQVKVVLLFSSDYLGQIIFQEVVYQNITGIQWIASEAWVTSSMLSNDNSHMYLVGTIGFAIHRRDVTGLKSFLLEVHPSQHQNNPLLVELWENIFNCSLGSVANVTNVSKMFCSGLEDLNSSDNIFLDVNNLRISYNVYKGVYAVAHALHNMLALEESNGPFVNGTHINGFNVDPWKLLKYLKLVNFTTSAGDKVNFDQNGDPYPSYDLLNWQKRNDGSIVFVPVGEFNEDGHLRVAEDVIMWQGAQKEVPISVCSKDCPQGSRKAVQAGMHPCCFDCISCDNGEISNQTNSLDCIRCPLEYWSNKMSDRCVPKELEYISFKETLGSMLFGGALLGICLTVLVVTVFAYHRHSPIVKANNSDLSFCILVSIALCFLSSITFLGQPTALSCVLRHTGFGITFALCMSCILGKTIVVLIAFNVQLPGRNVASFFSPSKQKILICLCITFQIIICATWNIVSPPWPVKRITYDTSTIVLQCDAGSVLAFSLVLGYIGILVCICFILAFCAQNLPSHFNEAKLITFSMAIFSAVWIGFIPAYLSAPGKYLEAVEMFAILSSSFGLLMCIFFPKCYIIILKPEKNDKKYMRRKAGSEKK